A stretch of the Panicum virgatum strain AP13 chromosome 9N, P.virgatum_v5, whole genome shotgun sequence genome encodes the following:
- the LOC120690895 gene encoding sulfate transporter 1.2-like, which produces MPQAVSDGGENLNGSDVGGSQALSHYGMDSTGYSVSFPPKKSLLKELSSTLKDMFFAGEDPLRQYKEQPSWFKRVWLSLQHVFLVLEWGRHYTLSMFKGDFVAGLTIASLCIPQDIGYSKLANLPPEIGLYSSFVPPLIYTLMGSSRDLAIGPVAVVSLLLGSQLQNEFDPKTHPLEYRRLAFTATFFAGITQAALGFFRLGFIIEYLSHAAIVGFMAGAAITIALQQLKGFLGIRKFTTNTDIVSVMKSIFKSAHHGWNWQTILIGASFLGFLLVTKYIGKKKKKLFWMSATAPLISVIISTFFVYITRADKHGVAVVKNIEKGINPPSASLIYFSGPFLLKGLKIGVVAGLIALTEAIAIGRTFAAMKDYQLDGNKEMVALGTMNVVASLTSCYITTGGFGRSAVNCAAGCRTAASNVVMSIVVLLTLLFITPLFKYTPNAILSSIIISAVLGLIDYKAAYIIWKVDKLDFLACLGAFLGVVFSSVEYGLLTAVAISIAKILLQATRPKTALLGNLPRTAIYKNIEQYQEVTTVPRVVIVQVDSAIYFTNSNYVKERILRWLEEEEERQRQQKFPQIECLIVALSAVADIDTSGIHALEELFRALEKRKIQLILADPGPTVIQKLHAAKFTELIGDDKISLTVGDAVKKFAPKAVDSV; this is translated from the exons ATGCCGCAAGCTGTTTCTGATGGAGGAGAGAACCTCAATGGCTCTGACGTTGGTGGCAGCCAGGCATTATCGCACTACGGCATGGATAGCACTGGTTACAGCGTCAGCTTTCCACCGAAGAAGAGCCTCCTCAAGGAGTTATCCAGCACGTTGAAGGACATGTTCTTCGCCGGAGAAGATCCGCTGCGGCAGTACAAAGAGCAACCGAGCTGGTTCAAGAGGGTCTGGCTCAGCCTGCAGCATGTGTTCCTGGTGCTTGAATGGGGCAGGCACTACACCCTCAGCATGTTCAAAGGGGATTTCGTCGCTGGCCTTACCATAGCCAGCCTCTGTATACCTCAG GATATTGGGTACTCGAAGCTTGCTAATCTGCCGCCAGAGATTGGGCTGT ACAGTAGCTTCGTTCCACCATTGATATACACTTTGATGGGCAGCTCCAGAGATTTAGCCATTGGCCCTGTGGCCGTTGTGTCGCTGCTGCTCGGCAGTCAACTGCAGAATGAGTTCGATCCCAAGACGCACCCGCTAGAGTATAGACGTTTAGCTTTCACTGCAACATTCTTCGCAGGGATTACTCAGGCTGCGCTCGGGTTCTTCAG GCTGGGGTTCATCATAGAGTACTTGTCTCATGCTGCCATCGTTGGATTCATGGCTGGTGCTGCCATCACCATTGCTCTTCAGCAGCTGAAAGGGTTCCTTGGCATAAGAAAGTTCACTACCAATACCGACATAGTATCAGTCATGAAATCAATCTTCAAGAGTGCTCATCATGGG TGGAACTGGCAGACGATATTGATCGGTGCATCATTCCTTGGATTTCTTCTGGTCACCAAATATATT gggaagaaaaagaagaagctcTTCTGGATGTCCGCAACTGCACCGCTCATTTCAGTGATCATATCAACCTTCTTTGTGTACATAACTCGTGCAGACAAGCATGGTGTCGCAGTT GTCAAAAACATAGAGAAAGGCATCAATCCGCCTTCAGCTAGCCTCATATACTTCAGTGGCCCGTTCTTGCTGAAAGGATTAAAAATTGGAGTAGTAGCTGGATTGATAGCCCTAACG GAGGCGATTGCAATTGGAAGAACATTTGCTGCCATGAAGGATTACCAACTAGATGGGAACAAGGAAATGGTGGCTCTCGGAACCATGAATGTGGTAGCTTCATTGACTTCGTGCTACATAACCACAG GTGGTTTCGGGCGATCAGCAGTCAATTGCGCAGCTGGCTGCAGAACAGCTGCATCCAATGTTGTTATGTCAATTGTAGTACTGCTTACGCTGTTGTTTATCACTCCATTGTTCAAGTACACTCCCAATGCCATCCTCTCTTCCATCATCATATCAGCAGTGCTTGGCCTAATTGACTACAAGGCAGCATACATTATATGGAAGGTCGATAAGTTGGACTTCTTGGCATGTCTGGGTGCctttttaggagttgtattttcaTCAGTGGAGTATGGCCTGCTAACTGCG GTTGCAATTTCAATTGCCAAGATACTTCTCCAAGCGACACGGCCAAAAACCGCCTTGCTTGGTAACCTTCCAAGAACGGCCATATATAAGAACATTGAACAATATCAAGAAGTTACCACAGTGCCACGGGTGGTAATTGTTCAAGTGGATTCGGCTATCTATTTCACGAACTCCAACTATGTTAAAGAAAG AATCTTGAGGTGgctggaagaggaggaagaacgaCAACGTCAACAGAAATTTCCCCAAATTGAGTGTCTGATTGTTGCGCTATCTG CTGTGGCTGACATTGACACAAGTGGAATCCACGCCTTGGAGGAGTTGTTCAGAGCACTTGAGAAGCGCAAAATTCAG CTGATCCTTGCCGACCCCGGACCAACAGTGATTCAGAAGCTCCACGCAGCGAAATTCACAGAACTCATTGGTGACGACAAGATATCCCTGACGGTTGGAGATGCAGTGAAGAAATTCGCTCCAAAGGCGGTGGATAGCGTCTGA
- the LOC120688599 gene encoding uncharacterized protein LOC120688599, with protein sequence MVARMMRWPRPPAARKFRVRLVVRRAEGLPLPPPAAAAAAEPASPEREAAGAAPPRAVAAEVRWKGPRASALGSLRRAAVRRNRTRGEPEAAWEEEFESLVTLAAASQREGAAFQPWELAFCVFSDINIGPKNKPSILGTASLNLADYASVAEEVIKIILPLSVPGGEPESAPSLHLILSMVELRAVQETSDASQRPAATLPLSPSSGDSLPGGKDEVSVIKAGLRKVKILTDLVATRRSKKSCQDDEGGEDNFCVNSDGAEYPCDTESLDDELDDRVQEDEIGDSTIRKSFSYGSLQSVNYVGGLVYAHAKIDGVHEDWIYYSHRKSDVGYQVEKMLPSTSEETVLPTAKRSILPWRKRKMSLRSLKAKGEPLLKKAYGEEGGDDIDYDRRLLTSSDESVSEGSRAEDGAANGMVSEFGDDNFVVGNWEFKEIVSRDGHMKLSSQVFFASIDQRSERAAGESACTALVAVIADWFQANQNMMPIQSQFDSLIREGSLEWRNLCDNEAYKERFPDKHFDLETVLHAKIRPLTVSPSKSFIGFFQPEGDDDDMSGFDFLNGAMSFDSIWDEITQATEFSSSDNPNLYIVSWNDHFFLLKVERNVYYIIDTLGERLHEGCNQAYILKFDNSTTIHKVQAEKKPSSPDSSGPLKDSSGPESSSTDQDSGDDIEENILVSKGKESCKEYIKSFLAAIPIRELQVDIKKGLMASTPLHHRLQIEFHYTQSSPKEIAAAPQLLTVNAPFEFSWPEAQPSPTMEVALTPVVSVV encoded by the exons ATGGTGGCCAGGATGAtgcggtggccgcggccgccggcggcgcgcaagTTCCGCGTGCGCCTGGTGGTGCGGCGGGCGGAGGGgctgccactgccgccgcccgcggccgcggccgcggccgagccGGCCTCGCcggagcgggaggcggcgggcgccgcgccgccaagGGCCGTCGCGGCGGAGGTGAGGTGGAAGGGCCCCAGGGCGTCGGCGCTGGGCTCGCTGCGGCGCGCCGCGGTCAGGCGCAACCGCACGCGGggggagccggaggcggcgtgGGAGGAGGAGTTCGAGAGTCTCGTCACGCTCGCGGCCGCGTCCCAGCGGGAGGGCGCCGCGTTCCAGCCCTGGGAGCTCGCCTTCTGCGTCTTCAGC GACATCAACATAGGGCCGAAGAATAAACCATCAATTCTGGGAACTGCTTCTCTCAATCTAGCAGACTATGCATCAGTAGCTGAGGAGGTGATCAAGATAATTCTCCCATTGTCTGTACCTGGTGGTGAACCTGAATCAGCCCCATCCCTTCAT CTCATTCTGAGCATGGTGGAACTAAGAGCAGTTCAAGAAACATCAGATGCATCACAGCGACCAGCTGCAACCTTGCCATTGTCTCCATCATCTGGTGATTCACTTCCTGGAGGAAAAGATGAGGTTTCAGTTATCAAAGCAGGGCTGAGGAAGGTAAAAATTCTCACAGATCTGGTGGCGACACGGAGGTCCAAGAAGAGTTGCCAAGATGATGAAGGAGGCGAAGATAATTTCTGTGTTAACAGTGATGGTGCTGAATATCCATGTGATACTGAGTCTCTCGACGATGAACTGGATGATAGAGTACAGGAAGATGAAATTGGGGATTCAACTATCAGGAAGTCTTTCAGTTATGGCTCACTGCAGTCTGTCAACTATGTTGGTGGCCTAGTTTATGCCCATGCAAAGATTGATGGGGTGCATGAGGACTGGATATATTATAGTCACCGAAAATCTGATGTCGGTTATCAAGTAGAGAAAATGTTGCCCTCGACCTCTGAGGAGACTGTGTTGCCAACTGCTAAACGGAGTATACTTCCTTGGAGGAAGAGGAAAATGAGTTTAAGATCACTGAAAGCTAAAGGTGAACCTCTGTTGAAGAAGGCATATGGGGAAGAGGGAGGTGATGATATTGACTACGATCGACGCCTGCTAACATCATCTGATGAATCTGTTTCAGAG GGATCAAGAGCTGAAGATGGAGCAGCAAATGGTATGGTGTCAGAATTTGGTGATGATAATTTTGTTGTGGGGAATTGGGAGTTCAAGGAGATAGTTAGCCGTGATGGCCATATGAAGCTTTCGTCCCAGGTGTTCTTTGCATCAATAGACCAGAGAAGTGAGCGAGCAGCTGGGGAGAGCGCATGCACAGCACTTGTGGCTGTTATTGCAGACTGGTTCCAAGCAAATCAGAATATGATGCCTATTCAGTCACAGTTTGACAGCCTTATCCGTGAAGGATCACTGGAGTGGAGAAACCTTTGTGATAATGAGGCATATAAAGAGCGCTTTCCTGACAAGCACTTTGATCTTGAAACTGTCCTTCATGCCAAGATTCGCCCACTGACAGTCTCCCCAAGCAAATCATTTATTGGATTCTTCCAGCCCGAAGGTGATGACGACGACATGAGCGGTTTTGACTTTCTTAATGGGGCCATGTCATTTGACAGCATTTGGGATGAGATTACCCAGGCGACAGAGTTCTCATCTAGTGATAACCCTAACCTATACATTGTGAGTTGGAATGACCACTTTTTCCTCCTCAAGGTTGAGCGTAATGTATATTACATTATCGATACCCTTGGAGAAAGGCTCCATGAAGGGTGCAACCAGGCATACATTTTGAAGTTTGACAACAGTACCACAATTCACAAGGTTCAGGCTGAAAAGAAACCTTCCAGCCCCGACTCAAGTGGACCATTGAAGGATTCTTCAGGTCCTGAGAGCTCTTCAACTGACCAGGACAGTGGGGATGATATTGAAGAGAACATCCTTGTGTCGAAGGGCAAAGAATCATGCAAAGAATACATCAAGAGTTTCTTGGCAGCCATACCGATCCGGGAACTACAGGTGGACATCAAGAAAGGACTGATGGCATCAACCCCGTTGCATCACCGCCTCCAGATTGAGTTCCACTACACCCAATCTTCCCCAAAAGAGATTGCAGCAGCCCCTCAGCTTCTTACTGTCAATGCCCCTTTTGAGTTCTCATGGCCTGAGGCACAGCCATCACCAACAATGGAAGTAGCACTAACACCTGTCGTCTCCGTTGTATAG